A single Polynucleobacter acidiphobus DNA region contains:
- a CDS encoding GntR family transcriptional regulator, whose protein sequence is MSKLLSTRPLYEEVADQLRSRIFAHELAPGAWIDEQSLAKEFGISRTPMREAIKVLAAEGLITMKLRRGAYVTEVNRGDLEQIFTVLSLLEGEAAKEAATKAKESDLNTLDDLHLRLEKAAADRNLDLFFEINVRFHERIIAIAANPWMTSVIDDLRKVLKLQRKDSLSRSGRLQQSLSEHREILKALLKRDPVAAEQAMRTHLAHGLEAAK, encoded by the coding sequence ATGAGTAAATTACTTTCAACACGCCCACTCTATGAAGAGGTAGCAGACCAACTGCGTAGCCGTATTTTTGCGCATGAACTAGCCCCCGGTGCTTGGATTGATGAACAGAGCCTTGCCAAGGAATTTGGAATTAGCCGCACCCCCATGCGCGAGGCTATTAAGGTGTTGGCTGCTGAGGGCCTCATCACCATGAAACTGCGCCGTGGCGCTTATGTCACCGAAGTCAATCGTGGCGATCTGGAGCAAATCTTTACGGTTCTCTCCTTGCTTGAGGGTGAAGCTGCCAAAGAAGCTGCTACCAAGGCAAAAGAAAGTGATCTCAATACCTTAGATGATCTGCACTTGCGACTTGAGAAGGCAGCGGCTGATCGCAACCTCGATTTATTCTTCGAGATCAATGTTCGCTTTCATGAGCGCATCATCGCGATTGCGGCCAATCCCTGGATGACCAGCGTGATTGACGATCTACGTAAGGTTCTAAAACTGCAACGCAAAGACTCGTTATCACGCTCAGGGCGTCTGCAACAGTCATTAAGTGAACACCGTGAGATCCTAAAAGCCCTCCTGAAGCGCGATCCGGTTGCTGCTGAACAGGCGATGCGCACTCACCTCGCCCATGGTTTGGAGGCTGCCAAATAA
- a CDS encoding UvrD-helicase domain-containing protein: MQSLNIAIVCDPQRSVVVSACAGSGKTWLLVARLVRILLAGESPRSILALTFTRKAAQEMRERLYQLLQSWATMSDAELIHALVERGLDHEAAQAHLQSARTLYDRLLLNPHTVSIDTFHGWFGRLLAGAPVSMGAQSGFTLREDAKRLQQQCLEDWWASMPADVLPNYEYLIEQLGSAQAHQFLLGANGLVQQKGAWVFFKKACEARGEPITEALRRCCNTLSQPNPLLIKLEESTARQELSMLYEVLSHGGVRDQQGLAELGAALEALKEKQFDTAIGLLIPVFMTRDELPSYRKDNDSASKAIQSYLEAQNQDPNRFIATRQAWAMACEQLIEWQAQQQALALNQAWFAIGAAMLEHIERSKERMRVRDFDDLELGVAQLISDPRVAAYWQARLDARYRHILIDEFQDTNPLQWQILRAWLAAYGDDQDKPKVFIVGDPKQSIYRFRRADPRLFGAATRFLQAHDQAHLEQQNTTRRNAPEIVEVVNRIFTTNRVPSNYPFQEQATLWSAPDIPSHSKFAKGEAYRLPLIPIIDEPQVSARENALVMPFADTRDTGAKQQRLLEGERLAQLIHEVLRTRLVLDEVVDPNRQQQRHKVWRPARPGDFLVLVKRRQYLPEYEEALRHANLLFESPRLGGLLETLEVDDLIALLTILSNPNHDLALAQVLRSPLYGLSEGQMQTLSELVQSNRGYRNWWEALTHADDHPYAETFLGIAKQLMAWMELAKHLPVHDLLDHVYFSGDIRCKYASVCQARDRDQVLANLDAFLELALNLDGGRYPSLGRFITQLKQMRRGDQDETPDEGEMRGEVPLEDESDELEDGDFDLDTHSITNRQQRIRLMTIHGAKGLEAPFVIILDCNHTAITNPGRGVLLDWDPDQQAPDHLSMFTKLSLSKAREDLLAQEKGIALHENWNLFYVALTRAKQGLWLSGVESTRNRQQGGLVPDSWYERACEGQVPVFMELDEAQVDYRYSSQPESPQSDEPFEYPDLVLTWQGVPSLPPRSTTHSVDEQRRMQEGEWFHALLERVTPAQYRVAQAIPDAQLLANRFGMDETSAQRTIERTRSVCNSPELLRFFDPAIYCNAWNELDVVYEERCLRIDRLVEFENELVVLDYKLSIPEKTDPLYSQYQLQLERYCQAVQRLFPDKRVRSLLIDGQGYSTDLLA; encoded by the coding sequence ATGCAATCTCTCAATATCGCAATCGTCTGTGACCCCCAGCGCTCGGTGGTGGTCTCCGCATGCGCTGGTAGCGGTAAAACCTGGTTACTGGTTGCACGCTTAGTCCGCATTTTGCTTGCCGGTGAGTCGCCCCGATCCATCTTGGCTCTCACCTTTACACGCAAGGCTGCGCAAGAGATGCGTGAACGCCTGTATCAACTCTTGCAGTCCTGGGCCACGATGAGTGATGCTGAGCTTATCCATGCGCTGGTGGAGCGAGGGCTTGATCACGAAGCAGCACAAGCGCATCTTCAGTCCGCACGTACGCTCTATGATCGCCTGTTATTGAATCCCCATACCGTTTCAATTGATACCTTTCATGGATGGTTTGGACGCTTGCTGGCTGGGGCGCCGGTCTCGATGGGGGCTCAGTCTGGATTTACTCTGCGCGAGGATGCCAAACGCTTGCAACAGCAGTGCTTAGAGGATTGGTGGGCGTCGATGCCGGCCGATGTTCTGCCGAACTATGAGTATTTGATTGAGCAACTGGGTTCAGCTCAAGCCCATCAGTTTTTATTGGGAGCCAATGGGCTAGTACAGCAAAAAGGCGCCTGGGTATTTTTCAAGAAAGCCTGCGAGGCTCGCGGTGAACCCATCACCGAGGCCTTACGCAGATGCTGTAACACGCTTTCTCAGCCCAACCCCTTACTCATCAAACTCGAGGAGAGTACAGCGCGGCAAGAGCTCTCCATGTTGTATGAGGTGTTATCTCATGGCGGCGTACGTGATCAGCAGGGTCTTGCAGAGTTGGGCGCAGCACTTGAAGCGTTAAAGGAAAAACAATTCGATACCGCGATTGGTTTGCTGATCCCCGTGTTTATGACGCGTGATGAGCTCCCAAGCTATCGCAAGGACAACGACAGCGCCTCGAAAGCGATTCAATCGTATTTGGAGGCGCAGAACCAGGATCCCAATCGATTCATAGCTACTCGGCAAGCCTGGGCGATGGCCTGTGAGCAATTGATTGAATGGCAAGCCCAGCAACAGGCGCTTGCACTCAATCAAGCCTGGTTTGCCATCGGTGCAGCCATGCTTGAGCATATTGAGCGTAGCAAAGAACGCATGCGAGTGCGCGACTTTGATGATCTAGAGCTTGGCGTGGCGCAACTGATTTCGGATCCACGTGTTGCAGCGTATTGGCAAGCACGCTTGGATGCACGCTATCGCCATATTCTGATTGACGAGTTTCAGGATACCAATCCCTTGCAGTGGCAAATTCTGCGGGCCTGGCTTGCGGCCTACGGTGACGATCAAGATAAGCCCAAGGTATTTATCGTGGGGGATCCTAAGCAATCCATTTATCGGTTTCGTCGTGCCGACCCCCGTTTATTTGGAGCAGCTACCCGCTTCTTGCAAGCCCACGATCAGGCTCATCTTGAACAACAGAACACCACACGGCGCAATGCGCCTGAGATTGTGGAGGTGGTGAACCGTATCTTCACGACCAATCGAGTCCCCAGCAACTATCCATTTCAGGAGCAGGCCACACTTTGGAGTGCTCCCGATATACCAAGCCATTCAAAATTCGCTAAAGGCGAGGCTTATCGTCTGCCATTAATCCCGATCATCGATGAGCCGCAGGTCAGTGCTCGCGAGAATGCTCTGGTGATGCCATTTGCTGATACGCGTGATACTGGCGCGAAACAGCAACGACTGTTGGAAGGGGAGCGCCTAGCGCAATTAATTCATGAGGTGCTACGTACGCGTTTGGTGCTCGATGAGGTAGTCGATCCCAATCGCCAACAACAGCGTCACAAAGTCTGGCGACCAGCTCGTCCAGGCGATTTCTTGGTTCTTGTCAAACGTCGTCAATACCTACCCGAGTATGAAGAGGCATTGCGCCATGCCAATCTACTCTTTGAGAGTCCGCGCTTGGGCGGCTTACTCGAGACCCTTGAGGTCGATGACCTGATCGCCTTACTAACCATTCTTAGTAACCCCAATCATGATCTTGCGTTGGCGCAGGTCTTGCGCAGCCCCTTGTATGGTCTGAGTGAAGGGCAGATGCAAACACTCTCAGAGTTAGTGCAAAGTAATCGTGGCTATCGCAATTGGTGGGAAGCGCTAACGCATGCCGATGATCATCCCTATGCCGAGACCTTTTTGGGGATTGCCAAGCAACTCATGGCGTGGATGGAGTTGGCCAAACACTTGCCGGTACACGACCTTCTCGATCATGTGTATTTCTCGGGCGATATTCGCTGCAAATATGCCAGCGTGTGCCAAGCACGCGATCGGGATCAAGTCTTAGCCAATTTAGATGCCTTTCTGGAGCTTGCCCTCAATCTGGATGGCGGGCGCTATCCCAGCTTAGGACGATTTATCACTCAACTCAAACAAATGCGGCGTGGCGATCAAGATGAGACACCCGATGAAGGTGAGATGCGCGGTGAGGTTCCCTTGGAGGATGAGAGCGATGAGCTGGAAGATGGGGATTTTGATCTAGATACCCACTCAATCACAAATCGTCAACAACGCATCCGCTTAATGACCATTCATGGGGCGAAGGGTTTGGAGGCTCCATTTGTGATCATTCTGGATTGCAACCATACAGCGATCACCAACCCAGGACGCGGTGTATTACTCGATTGGGACCCCGATCAGCAGGCGCCAGATCACTTGTCGATGTTCACGAAGCTTAGCTTATCTAAAGCGCGTGAAGATTTGCTGGCGCAAGAGAAAGGTATCGCCTTGCATGAGAACTGGAACCTCTTCTATGTGGCACTCACCCGTGCCAAGCAGGGACTTTGGTTAAGCGGGGTGGAAAGCACCCGCAATCGCCAGCAGGGCGGTTTGGTACCTGACAGCTGGTATGAGCGCGCTTGTGAAGGTCAGGTCCCAGTCTTCATGGAGCTCGATGAGGCGCAGGTTGACTACCGATATTCAAGCCAGCCCGAATCACCACAAAGTGACGAACCATTTGAGTACCCTGATTTGGTGCTAACCTGGCAGGGTGTGCCAAGCTTGCCTCCCAGATCTACCACACACAGTGTCGATGAGCAGCGGCGCATGCAAGAGGGCGAGTGGTTTCATGCGCTACTTGAACGGGTCACGCCTGCGCAATACCGAGTGGCGCAAGCCATTCCAGATGCTCAATTGCTTGCAAATCGATTCGGTATGGATGAGACCAGTGCCCAGCGAACGATTGAACGTACTCGCTCCGTTTGCAATAGCCCTGAGTTGTTGCGATTCTTTGACCCCGCAATCTATTGCAATGCTTGGAATGAGCTTGATGTTGTATATGAAGAGCGGTGCTTGCGGATTGATCGCTTGGTTGAGTTTGAAAACGAGCTTGTTGTTTTGGATTACAAGCTCAGCATCCCTGAAAAAACCGATCCTCTTTATTCTCAATATCAGCTCCAGCTCGAGCGCTATTGCCAAGCGGTGCAGCGATTATTTCCAGACAAAAGGGTGCGCAGTCTGTTAATTGATGGGCAGGGCTACAGCACCGATTTACTAGCTTAG
- a CDS encoding PD-(D/E)XK nuclease family protein, which translates to MQTYSITPNQDALTQIALQIWAIAAASDARPLVILPTAGPNHSLRLALESTRSSNTLLLPEVHSLTDWLALAPHAFRLPQPQSNTERVLQTYASIETYPNLRAWFIAEGEGGAWSLANAIVSACDLLSQSVVPQLAWNMDHLDLAQGIEQVQIKLSQAITDAYPRLAQELVSKESAVLLAFWRYLSSERDPVITRHLALASHLQQWKISPETRRPFIWIETIEENDAQTRAHQAFLDHCEAFIPVHRFVMDWTEVGLWPETMEGDASLDEQLHINRAALNKKQITCQNAKRFEDLAWEATHCIEGHLHAGRTQIALVAQDRLLARRTRALLARLGPGLSIEDETGWKLSTTRAAAALHAWLELLRCPPQGPSAITLLEFLKNPFLDLSGLLNVSPDEIALLISELESILLLKQARASWVSFYLAIEAGASPEFDPRLHRLLQSIRERVRVWQNPEMQNLPCAKALAQLHDDLSYFGMRHQFEQDAAGLQLLTMLDKLGLEQGQLPTLRMPLAEWIIFLKTRMEEEVYREQGSDASARVTILPLSATRLRRFDAVVMVGCDERQLPSYGETPLFFSESLSQTLGGTDIARQYRQQARDLSQLFASYTHIDLLWQSEGASGEPLRASPWIVRLQEHHPQLAGRESSRFARSVLGRPMTMAQASRLDGLPMPTRMSPSAYRALRACPYQYYVRSLLGLRKRKDLDDELDASVIGQTLHQILRNFFQELKSTEARDAQIIDDLEFRKAWMITHLMSASEQGFSRLLEGDQRVLGHLRDWQKQIPSFVEWQLERESQGWHFHDAERKLGFEFNFSDELGQFHQIRIEGYADRIDTKPNTSSLAILDYKHQSREKVLERGTQLMDDPQLLLYAKALSTQGPIDQLDWVSLKMNLKKKGADQRSVGITEIPLAMEQLDAQLQNDLGSVWSGGTMQAFAPESTCRYCDARGICRKGMW; encoded by the coding sequence ATGCAAACGTATTCGATCACTCCGAACCAAGATGCGTTAACGCAAATCGCTTTGCAAATCTGGGCAATTGCAGCGGCAAGCGATGCGCGCCCCTTGGTGATTTTGCCCACCGCTGGACCCAATCATAGTTTGCGCTTGGCGTTGGAGAGCACCCGTTCCTCAAATACCTTGCTATTACCCGAGGTGCATAGTTTGACCGATTGGCTCGCACTGGCTCCTCATGCATTCCGTCTACCGCAGCCACAGTCAAACACGGAGCGAGTCTTGCAAACCTATGCTTCGATTGAGACCTATCCTAATCTGCGTGCTTGGTTTATTGCCGAAGGGGAAGGGGGCGCCTGGAGTTTGGCCAATGCCATTGTTAGTGCCTGTGATCTACTATCGCAAAGCGTTGTTCCCCAACTAGCCTGGAATATGGATCATTTGGATCTCGCACAAGGGATTGAGCAGGTGCAAATCAAGCTAAGCCAAGCCATTACAGACGCTTATCCACGATTAGCCCAAGAGCTTGTAAGCAAAGAATCTGCAGTTCTCTTGGCATTCTGGCGTTATCTCAGCTCAGAACGCGATCCCGTCATCACGCGGCACCTCGCATTGGCGTCGCATCTACAGCAATGGAAGATCAGCCCAGAGACGCGCCGACCGTTCATCTGGATTGAGACGATTGAAGAGAATGACGCGCAAACACGCGCTCATCAGGCGTTTCTTGATCATTGTGAGGCGTTCATCCCCGTGCACCGATTTGTGATGGATTGGACTGAGGTCGGTCTATGGCCTGAAACCATGGAGGGTGATGCATCACTCGATGAGCAATTGCACATCAATCGGGCTGCGCTGAATAAAAAACAGATCACCTGCCAAAATGCAAAACGGTTTGAAGATCTTGCTTGGGAGGCAACGCATTGCATTGAAGGGCATCTTCATGCAGGGCGTACGCAGATCGCTCTGGTGGCACAAGACCGATTATTGGCCCGCCGCACGCGTGCTTTATTGGCACGCCTTGGTCCTGGTTTATCCATCGAAGACGAAACGGGCTGGAAACTCTCGACCACGCGCGCAGCCGCAGCGCTGCATGCTTGGCTTGAGTTGTTACGTTGTCCACCACAGGGGCCGAGCGCGATCACCTTACTGGAGTTCCTCAAAAACCCATTTCTCGATCTCAGTGGATTACTGAATGTCAGCCCAGACGAGATTGCATTGCTCATCAGTGAACTCGAGAGTATCTTGTTGCTCAAGCAGGCGAGAGCCTCATGGGTCAGTTTCTATTTGGCAATCGAAGCGGGAGCGAGCCCCGAGTTTGATCCACGCTTGCATCGTCTGTTGCAGTCCATTCGAGAGCGAGTGAGGGTTTGGCAGAACCCTGAGATGCAAAATCTGCCGTGTGCGAAAGCCCTTGCACAACTGCACGATGATTTGTCCTATTTTGGAATGCGCCATCAATTTGAGCAAGACGCCGCTGGCTTGCAGTTACTCACCATGCTCGACAAACTCGGTTTAGAGCAAGGTCAGCTTCCAACGCTACGCATGCCCCTAGCCGAATGGATTATCTTTTTAAAGACCCGAATGGAAGAAGAGGTGTACCGCGAGCAGGGAAGTGATGCCTCGGCACGCGTGACCATCTTGCCGCTCAGTGCGACCCGATTGCGCCGCTTTGATGCCGTGGTCATGGTTGGTTGCGATGAGCGTCAACTGCCGAGTTATGGCGAGACCCCATTATTTTTCTCAGAGAGTCTTAGTCAGACCCTGGGTGGCACCGATATTGCGAGGCAATACCGTCAACAGGCGAGGGATCTTTCACAACTCTTTGCTTCCTACACCCACATTGATCTTTTGTGGCAAAGTGAGGGCGCCAGTGGCGAGCCCCTGCGTGCATCGCCTTGGATTGTGCGCTTACAAGAGCATCATCCGCAACTTGCAGGCCGCGAGTCTAGTCGCTTTGCACGATCAGTATTAGGTAGACCGATGACTATGGCGCAAGCAAGCCGACTTGATGGTCTACCCATGCCAACGCGCATGAGCCCGAGTGCGTATCGGGCACTGCGGGCCTGCCCCTATCAGTACTATGTGCGCAGTCTTTTAGGTCTTCGCAAACGCAAGGACCTTGACGACGAGCTCGATGCATCGGTGATTGGTCAAACCCTGCATCAGATACTGCGTAATTTTTTTCAGGAACTTAAAAGCACCGAGGCTCGCGATGCCCAGATCATCGATGATTTGGAGTTTCGTAAAGCGTGGATGATCACGCACCTGATGAGCGCCTCTGAACAAGGCTTTAGTCGATTGCTAGAGGGTGATCAGCGGGTCTTAGGGCATTTGCGAGATTGGCAAAAACAAATCCCCAGTTTTGTGGAATGGCAGCTAGAACGGGAGTCACAGGGTTGGCACTTTCATGATGCCGAACGCAAACTTGGCTTTGAGTTCAATTTCTCAGACGAGCTTGGGCAATTCCATCAGATTCGGATTGAGGGATACGCTGACCGGATTGATACAAAGCCCAATACCTCATCACTGGCGATCCTGGACTATAAGCATCAAAGCCGTGAGAAGGTGTTGGAGCGCGGTACGCAACTCATGGATGACCCCCAGTTACTGCTGTATGCCAAAGCGTTATCCACACAGGGTCCGATTGATCAATTGGATTGGGTTTCTCTGAAGATGAACCTCAAGAAAAAAGGTGCAGACCAGCGCTCCGTTGGGATCACAGAGATCCCGCTCGCGATGGAACAACTTGATGCGCAGTTGCAAAATGATTTGGGGAGCGTTTGGTCTGGAGGCACTATGCAGGCCTTTGCACCCGAGAGCACCTGCCGCTATTGCGATGCCCGCGGTATTTGCCGTAAAGGAATGTGGTGA
- a CDS encoding c-type cytochrome: MNKAIVTSLGAAVFAGLFSITAHAQEVKGSAKAGEAKVWLCAGCHAINDYRADWPQVYRVPKIGGQNADYIVASLKAYKSGERKHPTMRAIAGSLNDQDMADLAAYYSTQTPTSPRNPLK, encoded by the coding sequence ATGAATAAAGCCATCGTTACTTCGCTCGGCGCTGCAGTATTCGCCGGTCTATTCTCAATCACCGCTCATGCCCAAGAGGTCAAAGGTTCTGCAAAAGCAGGAGAGGCCAAAGTCTGGCTTTGCGCAGGCTGTCATGCCATTAATGATTACCGGGCTGACTGGCCCCAGGTTTATCGGGTTCCCAAGATCGGTGGCCAGAATGCAGATTACATTGTTGCCTCGCTAAAGGCTTACAAATCGGGTGAGCGCAAGCACCCAACCATGCGAGCAATTGCTGGAAGCTTGAACGATCAAGATATGGCTGACTTGGCTGCCTACTACTCGACTCAAACGCCAACCTCTCCCCGTAACCCCTTAAAGTAA
- a CDS encoding RidA family protein — MSVISQKLNDLGITLVSPGAPAAGYVMAVTTGHQVFLSGHIAKRDGKPWVGKLGLDMDTATGQLAARSIAIDLLSTLNAHLGSLDRVRRVVKVMGLVNSTPEFTEQHIVMNGCSELIVEVFGEIGKHARSAFGVAQIPLGACVEIEMIVEI, encoded by the coding sequence ATGAGCGTGATTTCCCAAAAACTGAACGACCTAGGAATTACCCTAGTAAGTCCTGGCGCACCCGCAGCTGGCTACGTAATGGCGGTTACTACTGGTCATCAGGTATTTTTATCAGGTCATATTGCCAAACGCGATGGCAAACCATGGGTTGGTAAATTGGGGCTCGACATGGACACTGCCACCGGCCAGTTGGCTGCTCGAAGTATCGCGATTGATTTACTCTCAACTCTAAATGCCCACCTTGGCTCGCTCGATCGAGTTCGTCGGGTTGTGAAGGTGATGGGTCTCGTGAACTCTACCCCCGAGTTCACTGAGCAGCATATAGTAATGAATGGTTGTTCCGAACTCATCGTCGAAGTATTTGGTGAGATTGGTAAACATGCTCGTAGTGCTTTTGGGGTTGCGCAAATCCCCTTGGGGGCTTGTGTCGAAATTGAAATGATCGTCGAGATCTAA
- the scpA gene encoding methylmalonyl-CoA mutase: MTKNASQPSGQWPTAADQSLEQWQKAASKSAPNGNPDALGWDTPDGIHLKALYTQNDLQGLPYVNSLPGFEPYLRGPQATMYAVRPWTIRQYAGFSTAEESNRFYRKALEGGGQGVSVAFDLATHRGYDSDHPRVVGDVGKAGVAIDSVEDMKILFDGIPLDKISVSMTMNGAVLPVLAGYIVAGEEQGVKQEQLSGTIQNDILKEFMVRNTYIYPPGPSMRIVGDIIEYTAKNMPKFNSISISGYHMQEAGANQALELAFTLADGKEYVKTALAKGLDVDEFAGRLSFFFAIGMNFYLEVAKLRAARILWWRIMKEFNPKNPKSSMLRTHCQTSGWSLTEQDPYNNVVRTTIEAMAAVFGGTQSLHTNSFDEAIALPSEMSSRIARNTQLILQEETHITSVVDPWAGSFMMEKLTQEMADAAWEIILEVDQMGGMTKAVESGWAKLKIEAAAAQKQAKIDSGSDVIVGVNKYKLQEESLVDVLVIDNDMVRNNQIARLKDIKAKRNQSQVDKALADLTAAAENNTGNLLDLAVKAIRLRATVGEVSDALEKVYGRHRADTQKVTGVYAAAYDSAEGWEKLKVEIAEFAKEHGRRPRVMIAKLGQDGHDRGAKVVATAYADLGFDVDMGPLFQTPEECARQAIENDVHALGISTLAAGHKTLVPAIVAELKKQGADDIIVFVGGVIPRQDYEFLYEAGVKGIYGPGTPIPASAKDVLEQIRNNLR, encoded by the coding sequence ATGACGAAGAACGCATCACAACCCAGCGGGCAGTGGCCAACTGCAGCCGATCAATCGCTTGAGCAATGGCAAAAGGCGGCAAGCAAATCAGCGCCGAATGGCAACCCGGATGCCTTGGGTTGGGATACTCCCGACGGAATCCATCTCAAAGCGCTCTATACCCAAAATGATCTTCAGGGCTTGCCTTATGTGAACTCGCTTCCTGGATTTGAGCCCTATCTGCGTGGACCACAGGCGACGATGTACGCGGTGCGCCCGTGGACCATCCGCCAATACGCCGGATTCTCTACGGCAGAAGAGTCCAACCGCTTCTATCGCAAAGCCCTTGAAGGAGGTGGTCAAGGGGTCTCGGTGGCATTTGATCTGGCTACGCATCGGGGCTACGACTCGGACCATCCTCGGGTGGTGGGTGATGTGGGCAAAGCAGGGGTCGCAATTGATTCAGTGGAGGATATGAAGATCCTCTTTGATGGCATTCCCTTGGACAAAATCTCAGTCTCGATGACCATGAATGGTGCCGTATTACCAGTCTTGGCAGGTTATATCGTGGCCGGTGAAGAGCAGGGAGTGAAGCAAGAGCAACTGAGTGGCACGATTCAGAACGATATTCTGAAAGAGTTCATGGTGCGCAACACCTATATCTACCCACCCGGACCCTCGATGCGCATTGTTGGTGACATCATTGAGTACACCGCAAAGAATATGCCCAAGTTCAACTCGATCTCGATCTCGGGCTATCACATGCAAGAGGCTGGAGCCAATCAAGCCCTGGAGCTCGCATTTACACTGGCCGATGGCAAGGAGTACGTCAAAACTGCCCTAGCCAAGGGTCTCGATGTGGATGAGTTTGCCGGCCGTCTGTCCTTCTTCTTTGCGATCGGTATGAACTTCTATCTTGAGGTTGCCAAACTGCGCGCTGCTCGTATCCTGTGGTGGCGCATCATGAAAGAGTTCAATCCTAAAAATCCAAAGTCATCGATGTTGCGCACCCATTGCCAAACTTCTGGCTGGTCGCTGACCGAGCAAGATCCCTATAACAACGTGGTGCGTACTACGATTGAAGCGATGGCCGCGGTCTTTGGTGGTACGCAATCCCTGCATACCAACTCATTTGATGAAGCGATTGCCTTGCCTTCGGAGATGTCCTCCCGAATTGCTCGCAACACCCAATTAATTTTGCAAGAAGAGACCCATATCACGAGCGTGGTTGACCCTTGGGCGGGATCGTTCATGATGGAGAAACTCACCCAAGAGATGGCGGATGCCGCCTGGGAAATTATTTTGGAAGTCGATCAGATGGGTGGCATGACCAAAGCTGTGGAAAGTGGTTGGGCCAAGTTAAAGATCGAGGCGGCTGCTGCACAAAAGCAAGCCAAGATCGATTCTGGATCGGATGTGATCGTGGGTGTCAACAAATACAAACTGCAAGAAGAGAGTTTGGTGGATGTCTTAGTCATCGATAACGACATGGTTCGCAATAATCAAATTGCTCGCTTAAAGGACATCAAGGCCAAGCGCAATCAATCGCAGGTTGACAAAGCCTTAGCCGATTTAACCGCAGCAGCCGAGAACAACACGGGTAATTTATTGGATTTAGCGGTCAAAGCAATTCGTTTACGCGCAACGGTGGGCGAGGTGTCGGATGCTTTGGAGAAAGTCTACGGGCGCCACCGTGCCGATACACAAAAGGTGACCGGAGTGTACGCAGCCGCATACGATTCAGCCGAAGGATGGGAAAAACTCAAAGTCGAGATTGCTGAGTTTGCCAAAGAACATGGACGCCGTCCGCGGGTCATGATCGCGAAGCTTGGCCAGGATGGGCATGATCGCGGTGCCAAAGTGGTGGCCACTGCCTATGCTGATCTGGGCTTTGATGTTGATATGGGACCTTTATTTCAGACGCCTGAGGAGTGTGCGCGCCAAGCGATTGAAAACGATGTGCATGCTTTGGGGATCTCTACCCTAGCAGCGGGTCATAAGACCTTGGTCCCCGCGATTGTGGCGGAACTCAAAAAGCAAGGTGCCGACGACATCATTGTGTTTGTGGGTGGCGTCATTCCGCGTCAGGATTACGAGTTTTTGTATGAGGCGGGTGTCAAAGGCATCTACGGACCCGGTACGCCGATCCCCGCATCCGCAAAAGACGTACTCGAGCAAATTCGGAATAACCTGCGCTAA
- a CDS encoding c-type cytochrome yields MKSALILSLLSASIGLAHAGNVAKGKELVEKNNCAACHGAGLKAPVAPAYPKIAGQYQDYLYYALKSYQVDGNSLVGRNNAIMQSQVKQFSDKDLKDMAAYIASIPGELIVKK; encoded by the coding sequence ATGAAATCCGCTCTGATCCTATCCTTGTTAAGTGCCTCGATTGGGTTGGCCCATGCTGGTAATGTTGCCAAGGGTAAAGAATTGGTTGAAAAGAACAATTGCGCCGCCTGCCATGGTGCTGGTCTCAAGGCCCCAGTAGCTCCGGCCTATCCAAAAATTGCGGGTCAATACCAAGACTACCTGTATTACGCATTGAAGTCCTACCAAGTAGACGGTAATTCTTTAGTGGGTCGCAACAATGCCATCATGCAATCGCAAGTGAAGCAATTTAGCGATAAAGATCTAAAGGATATGGCTGCTTATATTGCATCCATTCCTGGTGAGTTGATCGTAAAAAAATAG